Proteins encoded in a region of the Deefgea piscis genome:
- a CDS encoding helix-turn-helix domain-containing protein — protein MSARQHQTVQLRHLQGLYVRYRDRPALLSELEYLFGLRQVASDNLSEIAAESALQLNEYLHALGDPHAMSWVASQIDLAAGDGFIYYLRSANVLETAIAELLRFAPMLFPDGDMRVVTEAEQWQIQFSPLPQSDRLGGLLRYEAIVVWLIRAVSCILGADIRPLSMQVMTAKMGSTELETICATPIVYQAECFSVAWPTSYLQSKLPGFSASLHSTLQAMFNQRFQHFQAQHTLLWRTWQHLSRGQQLAWADLANTAHALGLSSASFRRQLSLEGTSFRQISVQMKRNRAIHALLDSKIRLEDLAHSLGFAERSTFERAFGLWFTWSPSQFRRELNRSFPHRHRAKWHVAEAWSFAECHSKRLDEALDQELVVLSKLAPYWLDNPKHTALLLVELNLLEIDFNKGMHEFAKFEYSLEAYTYRNLLCSSRGIPQSLEQEQYQRALLVANFSRAVLEDCAFATLDAEHGLMVWAAYFHRLATPLEDLPFAEHCRRSALLLILWGVNPDVLSYLLRWSNNATLVSDYLEHALDYLSARLDQQSLAYGCWRVEFGQQNQVYSQWDLLLKQINHRLESPYFAHLCDLESFTLI, from the coding sequence TTGTCAGCACGGCAACATCAAACGGTGCAACTACGCCATTTGCAGGGCTTATATGTACGCTATCGTGATCGTCCTGCTTTATTAAGTGAACTCGAGTATTTGTTTGGTTTGCGCCAAGTGGCATCCGATAATTTGTCAGAAATCGCTGCCGAATCGGCTTTGCAATTGAATGAATACTTACACGCCTTGGGTGATCCTCATGCCATGAGTTGGGTGGCAAGTCAGATTGATTTGGCCGCCGGCGATGGTTTTATCTATTACTTACGCAGCGCGAATGTGTTAGAGACGGCGATTGCCGAGTTGTTGCGTTTTGCACCGATGTTGTTTCCCGATGGTGATATGCGTGTTGTGACTGAGGCAGAGCAATGGCAAATTCAATTTTCACCGTTGCCGCAGTCTGATCGTTTGGGCGGCTTGCTGCGCTATGAGGCGATTGTCGTGTGGCTAATCCGAGCGGTGAGTTGTATTTTGGGCGCTGATATCCGCCCTCTGTCGATGCAAGTCATGACGGCCAAGATGGGGTCTACTGAGCTAGAGACGATTTGCGCGACGCCAATTGTTTATCAGGCTGAATGTTTTAGCGTGGCATGGCCTACGTCATATTTGCAGAGCAAACTGCCTGGTTTTAGTGCGAGCTTGCATTCCACTTTGCAAGCCATGTTCAATCAACGATTCCAGCATTTTCAGGCGCAACATACTTTGCTGTGGCGCACTTGGCAGCATTTATCTCGAGGGCAGCAGTTGGCTTGGGCTGATTTAGCCAATACTGCGCATGCCTTAGGTTTAAGTAGCGCTTCATTTCGTCGCCAACTGAGTTTAGAGGGGACGAGCTTTCGCCAAATTAGTGTGCAAATGAAGCGTAATCGAGCGATTCATGCGTTGTTGGATTCTAAGATTCGTCTTGAAGACCTTGCCCATTCTTTGGGTTTTGCCGAAAGAAGTACTTTTGAGCGTGCATTTGGGCTGTGGTTTACTTGGTCGCCAAGTCAATTTCGTCGCGAGTTGAATCGATCATTTCCGCATCGACACCGTGCAAAGTGGCATGTTGCAGAGGCTTGGTCTTTTGCTGAATGCCACTCTAAGCGATTGGATGAGGCTTTGGATCAAGAGCTGGTTGTGTTGTCGAAGTTGGCGCCATATTGGCTAGATAATCCAAAACATACCGCTTTATTATTGGTTGAGTTAAATCTGTTAGAAATTGATTTTAATAAGGGTATGCATGAGTTTGCTAAGTTTGAATATAGCTTGGAGGCCTATACCTATCGAAATCTCTTGTGTTCTTCGCGAGGCATCCCGCAATCTTTAGAGCAAGAGCAGTATCAGCGAGCATTGCTGGTGGCTAATTTTTCACGGGCGGTGCTTGAAGATTGCGCATTTGCCACCTTGGATGCTGAGCATGGGCTTATGGTTTGGGCGGCTTATTTTCATCGACTAGCAACACCGCTTGAAGATTTACCGTTCGCTGAGCATTGTCGCCGTAGTGCCTTATTGCTGATTTTGTGGGGAGTGAACCCTGATGTACTGTCGTATTTATTGCGCTGGTCAAACAATGCAACGCTTGTTTCTGATTATTTAGAACACGCCTTAGATTATTTGTCCGCGCGATTAGATCAACAATCTCTAGCTTATGGTTGTTGGCGCGTTGAGTTTGGGCAACAAAATCAAGTTTATTCGCAGTGGGATTTACTTTTAAAGCAGATTAATCATCGGCTTGAAAGTCCTTATTTCGCCCATTTATGCGATCTTGAATCATTCACGCTGATTTAA
- a CDS encoding methyl-accepting chemotaxis protein: MLMSLKIRTRLLLLSILALSGMAIIMAIGLYNQKQVTLDERKFAIKSQVETAVSIIKHYQDLNRSGVMSVEEAQKSAIAAMRHVRYGNGESFFITDTQQVYKLSPNKPEFEGQNKSTLQDKKGKFLLQDLTRAAQQGGGYVDYYFSKLGSTEALLKISYAALIPEWNWVIGTGVYIDDIDAEMKKILIWGLIELAILAILVSLLAWLITASILRQLGGEPSEGIKLMQQLAQGDLQLKMQQAPAGSMFASLAEMAASLRKVMLDVKNDADVLNQQATQIAQSSQSIALAANQQTDATSAMAAAMEELTVSISHISDSSSLTEQASRQATALSRDGVEQVAMATTTMEHIAASVTQASGQIRALDTQAREISGIAAVIKDIAGQTNLLALNAAIEAARAGEQGRGFAVVADEVRKLAERTASATVHIETMLNAIQGETVNVVAVMDEAIPQVVRGVALAQQVKQSLSQIQEGAEATLTHLHEVASATREQSLASNSIAMRVEDISQMVEKTSSAIAQTAQNASQVEQVAIQLNRVVGQFKV, from the coding sequence ATGTTAATGTCTTTGAAAATTCGTACTCGATTGTTGTTATTGAGTATTTTGGCTTTGTCTGGTATGGCCATTATTATGGCGATTGGCCTTTATAATCAAAAGCAAGTCACATTGGACGAGCGAAAGTTTGCCATTAAAAGCCAAGTTGAAACGGCGGTTTCTATTATTAAGCATTATCAGGACTTGAACCGCAGTGGGGTTATGAGCGTCGAGGAAGCGCAAAAATCGGCAATTGCTGCAATGCGCCATGTACGCTACGGTAATGGGGAATCTTTTTTTATTACTGATACGCAGCAGGTATATAAATTATCGCCGAATAAACCTGAGTTTGAAGGGCAAAATAAAAGTACATTGCAGGACAAAAAAGGTAAATTCTTATTGCAGGATTTAACCCGCGCTGCGCAACAAGGTGGCGGTTATGTTGACTATTATTTTAGCAAACTCGGTAGTACTGAAGCGTTACTCAAAATTTCATATGCGGCATTAATTCCTGAGTGGAATTGGGTCATTGGTACTGGCGTTTATATTGATGATATTGACGCCGAAATGAAAAAGATATTGATTTGGGGATTGATTGAATTAGCGATTTTGGCGATTTTGGTGAGTTTGCTCGCGTGGCTAATTACAGCAAGTATTTTGCGCCAATTAGGGGGCGAGCCAAGCGAGGGGATCAAATTGATGCAGCAGCTGGCGCAAGGTGATTTGCAGTTGAAAATGCAGCAGGCACCAGCGGGGAGTATGTTTGCTTCTTTGGCAGAAATGGCGGCCAGTTTGCGCAAAGTCATGCTGGATGTAAAAAATGATGCGGATGTTTTGAATCAACAAGCCACGCAAATTGCACAATCGAGTCAATCCATTGCCTTGGCGGCCAATCAGCAAACTGATGCAACCAGTGCAATGGCTGCCGCGATGGAAGAGTTGACCGTCAGTATTAGTCATATTTCGGATAGCTCGAGTCTGACAGAGCAGGCATCGCGGCAAGCGACAGCTTTGTCACGTGATGGTGTTGAGCAAGTGGCAATGGCAACAACGACGATGGAGCATATTGCTGCGAGTGTGACACAAGCAAGCGGCCAAATTCGGGCGTTAGACACTCAGGCGAGAGAGATTTCGGGTATTGCCGCGGTCATTAAAGATATTGCAGGACAAACGAATTTATTAGCTTTAAATGCTGCGATTGAGGCCGCACGCGCAGGTGAGCAAGGGCGTGGTTTTGCGGTGGTGGCCGATGAAGTTCGAAAATTAGCAGAACGAACCGCTAGCGCCACAGTGCATATTGAAACCATGCTCAATGCGATTCAAGGTGAAACTGTAAATGTGGTGGCGGTGATGGATGAAGCGATTCCACAGGTTGTTCGTGGGGTGGCGCTGGCGCAACAAGTTAAGCAATCACTGAGCCAAATTCAAGAGGGCGCAGAAGCGACGCTCACGCATTTGCATGAGGTTGCATCAGCAACGCGCGAGCAAAGTTTGGCCAGCAATAGTATTGCGATGCGCGTAGAAGATATTTCGCAAATGGTGGAGAAAACCAGTAGCGCGATTGCGCAAACGGCGCAAAATGCAAGCCAAGTGGAGCAAGTGGCAATTCAACTGAATCGGGTAGTGGGGCAGTTTAAGGTGTAA
- a CDS encoding efflux transporter outer membrane subunit, whose translation MKYLTPLLGITLLSACAVGPDYQRPAVDIPSSFQYAPSKAQPDALDTEWWRQFNDPILDQYVQEAVQHNRNLAIALANINAAAGQLTVARSALYPSIGYQAGATRGLSSGERRAGSQRVSNSYQVAANVNWEIDLWGGLRRQSESANAQLEASKQARRGVLLSVAGATVQTYLQLRGLDQQLNIAKDTVNSYQRTVELFELQFKYGVIARITLEQVKSQYQEAQSNIPPIEKAIVSTENALSILMGRNPGPITRGKALDALTAPVIPSALPSSLLSNRPDILEAERQLEAANAQIGVARAQYFPQISLTSLAGGVSEQLNNLLKAGSSIWSLAAQASGSVFSGGSTQGQVKSAEAQTQAAEQRYLQTIQQSFADVENALSSYQADGKTLKSLTQLVNTNLEYSTLASLQYNGGLAPYLTVLDAQRQAYSAQQSATSARVAYLSSAANLYLSLGGDWINQLDQQSSNKPSLH comes from the coding sequence ATGAAATATTTAACTCCTTTATTGGGCATCACTTTACTTTCTGCCTGTGCTGTTGGCCCAGATTATCAACGGCCTGCTGTAGACATTCCCAGCAGCTTTCAATATGCACCAAGTAAAGCACAACCAGATGCACTAGATACTGAATGGTGGCGACAATTTAATGACCCCATCCTTGACCAATATGTGCAAGAAGCTGTGCAACACAACCGAAATCTGGCCATTGCGCTCGCCAATATTAACGCCGCAGCAGGGCAACTCACCGTTGCTCGCTCGGCACTTTACCCATCTATTGGCTATCAAGCTGGTGCCACGCGTGGATTATCTAGCGGCGAGCGACGAGCAGGTAGCCAGCGTGTTAGCAATAGCTATCAAGTGGCAGCGAATGTTAACTGGGAAATCGACCTATGGGGTGGATTGCGCCGGCAAAGTGAATCAGCTAACGCGCAATTGGAGGCGAGTAAACAAGCGCGTCGTGGTGTATTACTGAGTGTGGCCGGAGCGACCGTGCAAACGTATTTACAATTACGCGGCCTAGACCAACAACTCAATATCGCCAAAGATACGGTCAATAGCTATCAACGCACGGTTGAATTATTCGAACTGCAATTCAAATACGGCGTGATTGCTCGAATAACGCTTGAGCAAGTCAAAAGCCAATATCAAGAAGCACAATCCAATATTCCACCGATAGAAAAAGCCATTGTCAGTACCGAAAATGCGCTATCCATTTTAATGGGACGTAATCCAGGGCCGATCACCCGAGGTAAAGCACTAGATGCCTTAACCGCACCGGTGATTCCTAGTGCCTTACCTTCTAGCTTATTAAGTAATCGCCCTGACATCTTAGAAGCAGAAAGACAGCTTGAAGCTGCCAATGCTCAAATAGGCGTTGCCCGTGCACAGTACTTCCCGCAAATATCGCTAACCAGTTTAGCTGGCGGTGTTAGCGAGCAATTGAATAATTTACTTAAAGCCGGTAGCTCGATTTGGAGTTTAGCCGCACAAGCCAGTGGCAGCGTATTTTCTGGCGGCTCAACGCAAGGGCAAGTCAAAAGCGCCGAAGCACAAACTCAAGCGGCAGAGCAGCGCTATCTACAAACGATACAACAGTCTTTTGCTGATGTAGAGAATGCTTTATCGAGCTACCAAGCCGATGGAAAAACCCTAAAATCACTGACCCAGCTGGTCAATACCAATCTGGAATATTCAACGCTGGCATCACTGCAATACAACGGCGGTTTGGCGCCTTATTTAACCGTTCTCGATGCACAGCGCCAAGCTTATTCAGCTCAGCAATCGGCAACCTCTGCACGAGTCGCGTATCTGAGTAGTGCGGCGAATTTATATCTCAGTCTAGGTGGCGATTGGATTAATCAACTCGATCAGCAATCAAGCAATAAACCCTCTCTGCATTAA
- a CDS encoding efflux RND transporter permease subunit, with protein sequence MFSRFFIERPIFAAVISIVISIVGALALYSLPVEQYPVIAPVQIQITANYPGADAQTVAQTVAAPIEQQIIGVDNLLYMKSSSSSSGTITITAYFNLETDPDIAQVQVQNRVDRALPQLPAIVSQNGVSVEKQSSSILMVIAVYDKSGKMSSAQLDNYTNINIMDAIKRVPGAGQATLFGSPDQAIRIWLNPRNMASLGVTTSDIKSAIASQNALVGAGQIGQAPNEGQVEMTFPVVTDGAFSDPSIYENMIIKASQNGNAIVHLKDVAKVEFGRQYYSGENVFNNRPTSAIGVYLQAGANSIDVSNAIRKTLSTAKADFPSGLDYTIALDTTDFVRDSIKEVVITLLEALVLVIFVMYLFLQNLRATVIATIAIIVSLLGAFIGLAAMGFSVNLLTLFGLVLAIGLVVDDAIVVIEHVEHTMHEHPEMSVKDAAILSMDEVSGAVLSMTLVLSAVFIPALFVSGTTGQLYKQFATTIASGVLISGVTALTLTPTLCAILLKRTSPPTKGFFAWFNNWFARLTKSYGVISHTIIRRSALSVLLLAIMVLGLWQLFRIVPTSFVPQEDQGYMLAALMMPEAASLQRTISAGEQLNKVIRDNPAVSYNTMINGFSMLDGQVKTNAATAFIGLKPFDERKSASESVFGVTQQIAKDTRSMTGGAVIPLIPPPIPGIGTSGGFEIWLQNKGTDTPEQMQQVLQKFVAAASKRPELGGLTSTFNANSQQLKVTINREQSNLIGVPISDVLSALQAQFGSLRVSQFNQYSRVWDVTMQAEARYRQKPEDIDQIYTRSQNGDMVPLSAVVNMSFVNGPTIMSHFNGFPAVNIIGSPNPGYSSGQAISALEEVAAATLPSSYSYAWAGLSYSETTSGNDSIYIFLLGILMVFLILAALFESWSLPAAVICAVPFGLLGALSFTWLRGLDNDVYMQIGLLVLVGLAAKNAILIVEFAIKQHQAGHSLLESAVEAGELRLRAIIMTSLAFMLGTLPLALASGSGANARHSIGTGIIGGMVLLSSLALIYVPLFYYHFESWREKSKSKSAQATTEPKPDASPTEEQPQ encoded by the coding sequence ATGTTTTCTCGATTTTTTATTGAACGGCCAATTTTTGCCGCAGTAATTTCCATTGTCATTTCAATTGTGGGTGCGTTGGCGCTATATAGCCTGCCCGTCGAGCAATACCCGGTGATTGCACCAGTGCAAATACAAATCACCGCCAATTATCCTGGCGCTGATGCACAAACTGTCGCACAAACTGTCGCCGCCCCTATCGAACAACAAATTATTGGGGTTGATAATTTACTTTATATGAAGTCAAGCAGCTCATCGAGCGGCACCATTACCATTACGGCTTACTTCAATCTAGAAACAGATCCTGATATTGCTCAAGTTCAAGTACAAAATCGAGTAGATCGCGCATTACCGCAATTACCAGCAATTGTTTCTCAAAATGGTGTTTCTGTAGAAAAACAATCATCGAGTATTTTAATGGTGATTGCTGTTTATGATAAATCGGGGAAAATGTCTTCAGCCCAGCTCGATAATTATACCAATATTAATATTATGGATGCGATTAAACGCGTTCCTGGCGCTGGGCAAGCAACTTTATTTGGCTCGCCAGATCAAGCAATACGCATTTGGTTAAACCCTCGAAATATGGCCTCTTTAGGCGTTACAACGAGTGATATTAAATCAGCAATTGCCAGTCAAAATGCGCTGGTTGGTGCTGGGCAAATCGGGCAAGCCCCCAATGAAGGGCAAGTTGAAATGACCTTCCCGGTCGTGACCGATGGTGCTTTTTCCGACCCAAGCATTTACGAAAATATGATCATTAAAGCGTCCCAAAATGGCAATGCGATTGTTCATTTAAAAGACGTAGCAAAAGTCGAATTTGGTCGACAATATTATTCAGGTGAGAATGTATTTAACAATCGTCCCACCTCTGCGATTGGTGTTTATCTGCAAGCAGGAGCAAATAGCATTGATGTTTCTAACGCAATTCGGAAGACACTCAGTACCGCCAAAGCTGATTTTCCAAGTGGTTTAGATTACACCATTGCATTAGATACAACTGATTTTGTACGTGACTCAATTAAAGAAGTTGTTATTACATTATTAGAAGCACTAGTGCTCGTTATTTTTGTGATGTACTTATTCTTGCAAAACCTTCGAGCCACTGTCATTGCTACGATTGCAATTATTGTTTCCCTACTCGGTGCATTTATTGGCTTAGCGGCAATGGGTTTTTCAGTTAATTTATTAACATTGTTTGGTTTGGTACTCGCAATTGGGTTAGTGGTCGATGATGCGATCGTCGTCATTGAGCACGTAGAACATACCATGCATGAACACCCAGAAATGTCGGTAAAAGACGCCGCAATACTTTCAATGGACGAGGTCTCTGGGGCGGTTTTAAGTATGACGCTCGTTCTTTCTGCCGTTTTCATCCCAGCACTGTTTGTATCAGGTACCACAGGTCAACTCTACAAACAATTTGCCACGACCATTGCAAGTGGCGTATTGATATCGGGTGTCACCGCACTCACTCTGACACCCACTCTTTGTGCCATCTTACTCAAACGCACCTCTCCACCAACCAAAGGTTTTTTTGCTTGGTTTAATAATTGGTTTGCTCGACTTACAAAATCATATGGTGTTATTTCGCATACGATCATTCGTCGCTCGGCGCTTTCCGTTTTACTTTTGGCCATTATGGTGCTCGGCTTGTGGCAGTTATTCAGAATTGTACCAACCAGCTTTGTACCACAAGAAGATCAAGGCTATATGCTTGCGGCTTTAATGATGCCCGAGGCAGCCAGTTTACAAAGGACTATTAGCGCTGGCGAACAACTGAATAAAGTCATTCGTGACAATCCTGCTGTCAGTTACAACACCATGATTAATGGTTTTAGTATGCTCGATGGGCAAGTTAAAACCAATGCAGCAACTGCATTTATTGGTTTAAAACCATTTGATGAACGAAAGTCTGCATCAGAATCCGTTTTTGGCGTTACACAACAAATCGCCAAAGATACGAGGAGTATGACCGGCGGAGCAGTTATTCCATTAATCCCTCCTCCTATACCTGGTATCGGTACTTCAGGCGGTTTTGAAATTTGGTTGCAAAATAAAGGCACGGATACACCAGAACAAATGCAACAGGTATTACAAAAATTTGTTGCGGCTGCCAGTAAACGACCGGAATTAGGTGGGCTTACCAGTACCTTTAATGCCAATAGTCAACAATTGAAAGTAACGATAAACCGCGAGCAAAGTAATCTCATTGGCGTCCCTATTTCTGATGTTTTATCGGCCCTACAAGCCCAATTTGGCTCTTTAAGGGTGAGCCAATTTAATCAGTACAGCCGCGTTTGGGATGTCACCATGCAGGCTGAAGCACGCTACCGGCAAAAACCAGAAGACATTGACCAAATTTATACCCGTTCACAGAATGGCGACATGGTGCCTTTATCTGCTGTTGTGAATATGAGCTTCGTTAATGGCCCAACGATTATGTCGCACTTTAACGGGTTCCCAGCGGTCAACATTATTGGCTCGCCTAACCCAGGCTACAGCTCAGGCCAAGCAATCTCAGCCCTAGAAGAAGTGGCAGCGGCAACCTTGCCAAGTAGCTACAGTTACGCATGGGCAGGATTATCTTATTCAGAAACGACTTCGGGCAACGACTCGATTTATATTTTCTTGCTTGGCATTTTAATGGTCTTTCTGATCTTAGCGGCGCTATTTGAATCATGGTCGCTGCCTGCCGCCGTTATCTGTGCCGTGCCCTTTGGTTTGCTGGGCGCTTTGAGTTTTACTTGGTTACGTGGGCTAGACAATGATGTTTATATGCAAATTGGTTTATTGGTTTTAGTTGGTTTGGCCGCTAAAAATGCCATTTTGATCGTAGAATTTGCAATCAAGCAGCATCAAGCCGGTCATAGTTTGCTCGAGTCAGCAGTTGAAGCCGGTGAATTACGTTTACGCGCTATTATCATGACTTCACTTGCATTTATGCTAGGCACATTACCTTTGGCGCTCGCATCTGGGAGCGGCGCCAATGCTCGCCACTCGATTGGCACTGGCATTATCGGTGGGATGGTTTTACTTTCCTCACTCGCTTTAATTTATGTACCTTTGTTTTATTATCACTTTGAAAGTTGGCGAGAAAAAAGCAAAAGCAAATCAGCTCAAGCAACAACAGAGCCAAAGCCTGATGCAAGTCCTACAGAGGAGCAGCCACAATGA
- a CDS encoding efflux RND transporter periplasmic adaptor subunit → MNCMTQRNTHARWYSSFFIATLITLTGCDKKSEKPNIPVTAVTAITITPQNIPVDFPFVARVESSQNVDIHARVSGYLDSKNYTEGGKVTKNQVLFKLDQRPFQAALDAARAQLANNQAALNTAQLTLNRYNELTPRGAASQADLDNAIGTFQQAKASVSQAKANVTQAELNLSYTVITSPVDGISGMAIPSVGTYIDASNSKMTTVATLSPMWINFSVSENQRQSQTEAIKKGLLRAPTNGIYEAEILLGNNQVYAQRGKLTFASPFYNSNTGTFMVRASVDNPNGALLPNQYVNVVLKGAVRPNAILLPQRAVQQGAGTNYVWVVGKNSQAEYRPVTTGQWRGLGWFVNSGLNAGEQVVVDGVTTLRPEAPLKVTPLSAAEMNKSLGLTQTIDAPSAAKK, encoded by the coding sequence ATGAACTGCATGACTCAGCGCAACACTCATGCAAGATGGTATAGCAGCTTTTTTATTGCAACCCTCATTACTTTAACTGGCTGTGACAAAAAATCTGAAAAACCGAATATCCCTGTAACTGCAGTAACTGCAATCACGATTACGCCTCAAAATATACCCGTTGATTTTCCTTTTGTGGCACGCGTTGAAAGCTCGCAAAATGTCGACATTCACGCTCGAGTCTCTGGTTACCTTGATAGTAAAAATTATACCGAAGGTGGCAAAGTCACTAAAAATCAAGTTTTATTTAAACTTGATCAACGACCATTTCAGGCTGCATTAGATGCCGCTCGCGCTCAGCTGGCCAATAATCAAGCCGCTCTAAATACCGCGCAACTGACTTTAAACCGATATAACGAATTAACACCACGCGGCGCAGCTTCCCAGGCTGACCTTGATAATGCCATAGGCACTTTTCAGCAAGCAAAAGCAAGTGTAAGCCAAGCAAAAGCCAATGTAACGCAAGCCGAATTAAATTTAAGCTATACCGTGATTACTTCGCCAGTTGATGGCATCAGCGGCATGGCAATTCCTTCTGTTGGCACTTATATCGATGCTAGTAATAGCAAAATGACCACCGTCGCAACGCTATCACCAATGTGGATTAATTTTAGCGTTTCCGAGAATCAACGCCAAAGCCAAACAGAAGCAATAAAAAAAGGTTTGCTACGTGCACCTACAAACGGAATATATGAAGCAGAAATTTTACTTGGAAACAATCAAGTTTATGCTCAAAGAGGCAAACTCACTTTTGCATCGCCTTTTTATAATAGTAATACTGGTACTTTCATGGTCAGAGCCTCAGTAGACAACCCCAATGGCGCCTTATTACCCAATCAATATGTCAATGTAGTCTTAAAAGGTGCTGTTCGTCCAAACGCCATTTTGTTACCGCAACGAGCAGTCCAGCAAGGTGCTGGAACCAATTATGTTTGGGTTGTCGGTAAAAATTCACAAGCAGAATATCGCCCAGTTACAACCGGACAATGGCGAGGATTAGGCTGGTTTGTCAACAGTGGTTTAAATGCTGGTGAACAAGTCGTCGTCGATGGCGTAACCACCTTGCGCCCAGAAGCACCACTCAAAGTGACTCCGTTAAGTGCTGCAGAAATGAATAAATCCCTTGGTCTAACTCAGACTATTGACGCCCCTTCTGCGGCAAAAAAATAA
- the glsA gene encoding glutaminase A codes for MSLDHAKIAAVVKEAYDKFSQAAGGENASYIPYLASVPSSLAGVTVVTKDGTVFECGDSNYEFALESISKVFSLALALEDVGAEEVHNKIGADPTGLPFNSVMALELHGGKPLSPLVNAGAMATVSLIKASSPEERWSRILGMQSQLAGRQIALSEEINRSEQTTNFHNRAIAWLLYSAGAMYSDPMEACDVYTRQCSTLISTKDLAVMGATLAAGGINPLNKQRVLKAENVPRILAEMTMEGLYDSSGDWAYTVGLPGKSGVGGGILAVAPGQLAIAGFSPPLDPIGNSVRGQLMVAYIAKELGLNLYAVN; via the coding sequence ATGAGCTTGGATCACGCAAAAATAGCCGCAGTAGTTAAAGAGGCATACGATAAATTTTCACAAGCTGCGGGCGGCGAAAATGCGAGCTACATTCCTTATCTCGCATCAGTACCTTCTTCGCTAGCGGGTGTGACGGTTGTTACCAAAGATGGCACAGTTTTTGAATGCGGTGATTCAAATTATGAATTTGCTTTAGAGTCGATCTCCAAAGTATTTTCATTGGCACTCGCTCTTGAAGACGTTGGAGCTGAGGAAGTACATAACAAAATTGGCGCAGACCCAACAGGCCTACCTTTCAACTCTGTAATGGCACTTGAGTTACATGGTGGAAAACCACTGTCACCACTCGTGAATGCTGGTGCGATGGCAACAGTGAGTTTGATCAAAGCAAGTAGCCCTGAAGAGCGTTGGTCACGTATTTTAGGCATGCAAAGCCAACTTGCAGGACGGCAGATTGCACTTAGCGAAGAAATTAATCGTTCAGAGCAAACGACTAACTTCCATAATCGCGCGATTGCTTGGCTGCTTTATTCTGCCGGGGCGATGTATTCAGACCCAATGGAAGCTTGCGATGTCTACACCCGACAATGCTCGACTTTAATCTCAACGAAAGATTTGGCCGTAATGGGCGCAACATTAGCGGCAGGCGGTATCAACCCTTTAAATAAACAAAGGGTATTGAAAGCTGAAAATGTTCCCCGTATTTTAGCCGAAATGACAATGGAAGGCCTCTATGATAGTTCTGGAGATTGGGCCTATACCGTTGGATTGCCCGGAAAAAGTGGCGTCGGTGGCGGTATTTTAGCCGTTGCTCCCGGGCAATTAGCCATTGCCGGCTTCTCCCCTCCCCTTGATCCAATTGGCAATAGTGTTCGTGGTCAGTTAATGGTTGCTTACATTGCAAAAGAATTGGGCTTAAATTTGTACGCCGTAAATTAA